The DNA window TCCTCCGCGGCTCGTCTGTCCCTCCGCGCCTCCGCGAGAACCTTCAGCGGACCTACTCGTCGCCGAGCAGCTCGTCGGAGTCGTCGCCCGCGTCTTCGTCGATCAGGTCGCCCGCGTCGGCCGGCTCGTCGTCGAACTCGCCGTCCTCCGGGTCGATCCCCAGCGACTCCTCCAGCGCAGTGCTGTCCACCACCTCCTGGCCGGGCTCCTCGTCGGCCAGGATGGCCTTGGGCTCCTCGTCCTCGTTCACCACGCGCGCCACGTCCATCACCGCGTCCTTGGCGCTCAGGTTGATCAGCTTGACGCCCTGGGTGTTGCGGCCGATGGAGCGGATGCCGTCCACCGGGGTGCGGATGATCACGCCCTGGCGGGTGATCACCATCAGCTCGTCGCCGTCGTGCACCTCCTTGATGGCCACGACGCGCCCCGTCTTGTCGGAGATGCGCACGTTGATCACCCCGCGCCCGCCACGGCGCTGGCAGCGGTAAGCCTCCAGCGGCGTGCGCTTGCCCATCCCCAGCTCGGTGATCACCAGCAGCGACGAGCCCGCCTTGGTCACCACCATGCCGATCACCTCGTCGCCCTCCTGCAGCGTGATGCCGCGCACGCCGGTGGTGGCGCGCCCCATTTCGCGGACGTCCTTTTCCTCGAAGCGGATGGCCATCCCCTCGCGCGTGGCCAGCACCACGTTGCACGAGCCGTCGGCGGGGATCACGGTGATCAGCTCGTCGTCCTCGAGCACGTTGATGGCGTTCAGCCCCACGCGCCGCGGGTTGCCGTACGCCGCCAGCGAAGTCTTCTTCACCACGCCCTTGCGGGTGGCGAAGATCAACGACTTGTCGGGGCTGAACGTGCGCACTGGCACCAGCGCAGCCACCTTTTCGTCGGAGCCGATGTTGATCAGGTTCACCACCGGCTTGCCGCGGCTGTTGCGGCTGCCCACGGGAATTTCGTGCACCTTCAGCCAGTAGCACTGGCCGTCCCGGGTGAAGAACATCAGGTAGTCGTGGGTGTTGGCCAGGAACAGGTGCTCCACCCAGTCCTCTTCCTTGGTCTTCATCCCCTCGATCCCACGCCCGCCGCGCGCCTGGGCGCGGTAGGTGTCGGAGGGCACGCGCTTGATGTAGCCCGTGTGGCTGACGGTGATCACCATCTCCTCGTCGGGGATCAAATCCTCGATGGAGAGGCTGGACGCATCGCCCAGGATTTCGGTGCGCCGCTCGTCGCCGAACTTGTCGGCCACCTCGATCAGCTCGTCCTTGATGATGGACTTGCGCCGCTCGACGTTGCCCAGGATGTCCTCGAGGTCCGCGATGGTGGCGCGCACCTCGCCCAGCTCGGCCTCCAGCTGCTCGATCTCCAGCCCGGTCAGGCGCGCCAGCCGCATGTTGAGGATAGCGTCGCTCTGCCGCTCCGACAGCGCGAACCGCGTCCGCAGCGCTACGCCCGCCTCGCCGGTCGTCTCGGAGCCGCGGATGATGGCGATCACCTCGTCGATGTGGTCGACGGCGATCTTGAGGCCCTCCAGGATGTGCTCGCGCTCGCGCGCCTTGCGAAGCTCGAACTCGGCCCGGCGGCGCACCACGGTGTGCCGGTGCTGCACGAAGTGCTGAAGCATCTCGCGCAGCCCCATGATCTTGGGCACGCCCCCCGCCAGCGCCAGCAT is part of the Longimicrobium sp. genome and encodes:
- the gyrA gene encoding DNA gyrase subunit A; amino-acid sequence: MVPGLPVSRILPRLIEQEMRESFIDYSMSVIVQRALPDVRDGLKPVHRRILFAMQEAGLIPTRAYKKCATVVGDVLGKYHPHGDSSVYDALVRMVQDFSLRYPLVDGQGNFGSIDGDAAAAYRYTESRLAPLAMELLADIDKETVDFSPNYDDRLMEPKVLPAKFPNLLVNGSSGIAVGMATNIPPHNLREVVNACVHLIDNPDATWEDLHQFVRGPDFPTGGVIYGRDGFRGAYEHGRGRVVLRARAEIEEKEGGRERIVITEVPFQVNKSRVIEHIAELVRDKKIEGIADLRDESDRHIRVVIELKRDAIPHIVLNQLYKHTQLQSTFGIIMLALAGGVPKIMGLREMLQHFVQHRHTVVRRRAEFELRKAREREHILEGLKIAVDHIDEVIAIIRGSETTGEAGVALRTRFALSERQSDAILNMRLARLTGLEIEQLEAELGEVRATIADLEDILGNVERRKSIIKDELIEVADKFGDERRTEILGDASSLSIEDLIPDEEMVITVSHTGYIKRVPSDTYRAQARGGRGIEGMKTKEEDWVEHLFLANTHDYLMFFTRDGQCYWLKVHEIPVGSRNSRGKPVVNLINIGSDEKVAALVPVRTFSPDKSLIFATRKGVVKKTSLAAYGNPRRVGLNAINVLEDDELITVIPADGSCNVVLATREGMAIRFEEKDVREMGRATTGVRGITLQEGDEVIGMVVTKAGSSLLVITELGMGKRTPLEAYRCQRRGGRGVINVRISDKTGRVVAIKEVHDGDELMVITRQGVIIRTPVDGIRSIGRNTQGVKLINLSAKDAVMDVARVVNEDEEPKAILADEEPGQEVVDSTALEESLGIDPEDGEFDDEPADAGDLIDEDAGDDSDELLGDE